A single region of the Cryomorphaceae bacterium 1068 genome encodes:
- a CDS encoding serine hydrolase has product MRKLICPIILLTCLGLSSLASSQDYDKLDSYLAAMVDQKKFVGTVLVAQGDSIVYHKGLGPASADGSKLNTTESQFLIGSITKTFTAIAIMQLFEEEKLSLSDPLSKYISLFPQSDKITIRHLLSHKSGIKNYTELPDMDQWKAKEISPLRLVEKVMDYPLGFEPGSMFSYSNTNYVLLGIIIEQVTGTTYEKYLQANILKPEGLGHTGMNYKKVKNLSEGLIVIDGEWTKADKVDPSVPFSAGALYSSTEDLFTFSKTFFSGGFYESKSASELQTNFDEGQYALGVYADEIDEQVFIGHNGGIDGYSATWNYFKDLDLHTIVLSNCMESNNNEVLDAILHAHLGEEILLPEPKMAIEMPLENLERLVGTYEIQKGFDLNIFLENGKLMGQATGQGSLELFAENDSAFFAKVAEIEVVFHQKGTEQAKALTLYQGGGSTKAPRVEKNRIAVKLEAADLLVLEGTYVLQEGFEIRVFTEGDKLMAQATGQPPFELFAENRQDFFTEGLGIEISFVFDDKGETKSLTLFQGGGKYDAEKRVL; this is encoded by the coding sequence ATGCGCAAGTTAATCTGCCCTATTATACTGCTAACCTGCCTTGGTCTGAGCAGCCTTGCCTCAAGTCAAGATTACGACAAGCTCGACTCTTATCTCGCAGCAATGGTCGATCAAAAAAAGTTTGTAGGCACCGTGCTTGTGGCTCAAGGGGATTCCATTGTTTACCACAAAGGACTTGGTCCGGCTTCAGCCGATGGAAGCAAATTGAATACAACTGAATCTCAATTTTTGATTGGGAGTATTACTAAAACCTTCACCGCAATTGCCATCATGCAGCTTTTCGAGGAAGAAAAACTCTCCCTCTCTGATCCATTGAGCAAGTACATTTCTCTTTTCCCTCAGTCTGACAAGATCACTATTCGTCATTTACTCTCACACAAGTCAGGAATTAAGAATTACACCGAACTTCCCGACATGGACCAATGGAAAGCGAAGGAAATCAGCCCGCTACGTCTGGTGGAAAAAGTGATGGATTATCCTCTGGGATTTGAACCCGGATCAATGTTCTCTTACAGCAATACGAATTATGTTCTACTCGGAATTATTATAGAACAAGTTACAGGAACCACATATGAGAAGTACCTCCAAGCAAATATCCTGAAGCCTGAAGGACTAGGACATACGGGCATGAATTACAAAAAAGTCAAGAATCTTTCAGAAGGTTTGATTGTGATAGATGGCGAGTGGACAAAAGCTGATAAAGTAGATCCATCTGTTCCCTTTTCTGCGGGAGCTCTGTACAGCTCTACAGAAGATCTATTCACCTTTTCAAAGACTTTTTTCAGCGGCGGCTTTTATGAAAGCAAGTCAGCCTCGGAGCTTCAGACAAACTTTGATGAAGGGCAATACGCGCTAGGAGTTTATGCAGATGAAATTGACGAACAAGTCTTTATCGGACACAATGGTGGAATTGACGGTTACAGTGCAACCTGGAATTATTTCAAAGATTTGGACCTCCACACTATTGTCCTCTCAAATTGTATGGAATCCAATAACAACGAAGTATTGGATGCCATCCTACACGCTCATCTCGGTGAAGAAATCCTTCTTCCGGAGCCGAAAATGGCCATAGAAATGCCCTTGGAAAACTTGGAACGACTTGTGGGCACATACGAAATTCAAAAAGGCTTCGACCTCAATATTTTTCTGGAAAACGGAAAGCTGATGGGCCAAGCTACAGGTCAAGGCTCTCTAGAGCTCTTCGCCGAAAATGATTCCGCATTTTTCGCAAAAGTGGCCGAAATAGAAGTTGTATTTCACCAAAAAGGAACAGAGCAGGCCAAGGCACTCACTCTATATCAAGGAGGAGGCTCAACCAAGGCTCCAAGGGTAGAAAAGAACCGCATTGCCGTGAAACTCGAAGCTGCCGACCTTCTAGTTTTAGAAGGAACATATGTCCTTCAAGAGGGGTTTGAAATCCGAGTCTTTACAGAAGGAGATAAACTCATGGCTCAAGCGACAGGGCAACCACCTTTTGAACTTTTCGCCGAAAATCGACAGGATTTTTTCACGGAAGGCTTGGGAATAGAAATCTCATTTGTTTTCGACGATAAGGGAGAAACAAAGAGTCTCACACTATTCCAAGGTGGAGGAAAATATGACGCTGAAAAAAGAGTCCTATAA